Proteins from one Hirundo rustica isolate bHirRus1 chromosome 28, bHirRus1.pri.v3, whole genome shotgun sequence genomic window:
- the NCAPH gene encoding condensin complex subunit 2 isoform X2, translated as MTDILKQKNSELTNFQVAAGTLDASAKIYAVRVDSVHADAFRVLGHLGQEPAPAREQDSPEEGSSPAPEGPRKAPPRKKQNFRTIEQNLSNITVPEAARRPQVDPMFQRAATSFDECSAAGIFLVGLRSQSFRSRLLFPSGIVPLPSQERPARPSADPVSAAGLGALLAPCLEKRRICSSLAGFLFTKWDEESHDEVGIPALQSVSALLEKFRRSEQAFDPNLDPDSEDGEGWAPSQPEFQEDSPDGEGIQEFQENGDSLGTLGHSRRSAAAPCAQGDIGALSQHLSLHPGEYSYFSPRTLSMWAGPEHWRFRPRRAPASGSEKESRRRIPRKVFELDFQEDVDFQAHFRKTKAPTTLAKSILESQNIRSTTLPADFNYDPRSMAQLFLKPLVQLSRSSDPVGTLDNEAGIEDYDYNNPNDTSNFCPAPQVPDSDDDPDPAEFPAQAGQFQLPAHPEAPEHSGIKEGNVLACGELELIAEPQKVHKIPIQYARTAKKMDMRRLKRNMWELLTEQGEGEEAREGTEAEVAGEKILSDLTKDLLHRLPPSMAANLSVPLAFVCLLHLANEKNLRLDSTQDLSDVLVKPGR; from the exons ATGACCGACATCCTGAAGCAGAAGAACTCGGAGCTCACCAACTTCCAG gtggcaGCCGGGACTCTGGACGCCAGCGCCAAGATCTACGCCGTGCGCGTGGATTCCGTGCACGCCGACGCCTTCAGGGTCCTGGGGCACCTGGGCCAGgagccagcccctgccagggagcaggaCAGCCCTGAGGAAG gctccagcccagctcccgaGGGTCCCAGGAAAGCTCCGCCCAGGAAGAAGCAGAACTTCCGGACCATCGAGCAGAACCTGAGCAACATCACGGTGCCCGAGGCCGCCCGCAGGCCCCAG GTGGATCCCATGTTCCAGAGAGCGGCCACCTCCTTTGACGAGTGCAGCGCTGCCGGGATTTTCCTGGTGGGGCTGCGCTCCCAGAGCTTCCGCAGCCGGCTGCTGTTCCCGTCCGGGATCGTCCCGCTGCCGTCCCAGGAGCGCCCGGCGCGGCCCAGCGCCGACCCCGTCAGCGCCGCCGGCCTCGGAG ccctgctggcccCGTGCCTGGAAAAACGGCGGatctgctcctccctggccGGATTCCTGTTCACCAAGTGGGATGAGGAGTCCCACGACGAG GTGGGAATTCCTGCGTTGCAGTCGGTGTCGGCGCTCCTGGAGAAGTTCAGGAGGAGCGAGCAGGCGTTCGATCCCAACCTGGATCCCGACAGCGAGGACGGCGAGGGCTGGGCCCCCTCCCAGCCGGAATTCCAGGAGGATTCTCCGGATGGAGAGGGGAtccaggaattccaggagaaCGGCGACTCCCTCGGGACACTCGGCCACAGCAGGAG GAGCGCTGCGGCTCCGTGTGCCCAGGGCGACATCGGCGCGCTGAGCCAGCACCTGTCGCTGCATCCCGGGGAATATTCCTACTTCAGCCCGCGCACGCTCTCCATGTGGGCCGGCCCCGAGCACTGGCGCttccggccccgccgcgccc CAGCCTCGGGCTCCGAGAAGGAATCCCGGCGGAGGATTCCCAGGAAGGTTTTTGAGTTGGATTTCCAGGAGGACGTCGACTTCCAGGCCCATTTCCGTAAGACCAAG GCACCCACAACTTTGGCCAAATCCATCCTGGAAAGCCAAAACATCCGGAGCACCACGCTCCCGGCGGATTTCAACTACGACCCCCGGAGCATGGCACAGCTCTTCCTCAAACCCCTGGTCCAG ctcagcaggagctcGGATCCAGTGGGAACCTTGGATAACGAGGCCGGGATTGAGGATTACGACTACAACAACCCCAACGACACCTCCAACTTCTGCCCCGCCCCGCAG GTCCCTGACAGCGACGACGATCCCGATCCCGCGGAATTCCCGGCCCAGGCCGGGCAGTTCCAGCTCCCGGCTCATCCCGAGGCTCCGGAACATTCCGGGATCAAGGAGGGGAACGTCCTGGCCTGcggggagctggagctgatcGCCGAGCCCCAGAAG GTCCATAAAATCCCCATCCAGTACGCCCGGACCGCCAAGAAGATGGACATGAGGAGGCTGAAGAGGAACATGTGGGAGCTGCTGAcggagcagggagag GGGGAGGAGGCCCGGGAGGGGACGGAGGCGGAGGTGGCCGGAGAGAAAATCCTGAGTGACCTCACCAAGGATCTGCTCCACAG GCTCCCTCCATCCATGGCCGCCAACCTGTCGGTGCCGCTGGCCTTCGTGTGCCTGCTGCACCTGGCCAACGAGAAG
- the NCAPH gene encoding condensin complex subunit 2 isoform X4: MTDILKQKNSELTNFQVAAGTLDASAKIYAVRVDSVHADAFRVLGHLGQEPAPAREQDSPEEGSSPAPEGPRKAPPRKKQNFRTIEQNLSNITVPEAARRPQVDPMFQRAATSFDECSAAGIFLVGLRSQSFRSRLLFPSGIVPLPSQERPARPSADPVSAAGLGALLAPCLEKRRICSSLAGFLFTKWDEESHDESVSALLEKFRRSEQAFDPNLDPDSEDGEGWAPSQPEFQEDSPDGEGIQEFQENGDSLGTLGHSRRSAAAPCAQGDIGALSQHLSLHPGEYSYFSPRTLSMWAGPEHWRFRPRRAPASGSEKESRRRIPRKVFELDFQEDVDFQAHFRKTKAPTTLAKSILESQNIRSTTLPADFNYDPRSMAQLFLKPLVQLSRSSDPVGTLDNEAGIEDYDYNNPNDTSNFCPAPQVPDSDDDPDPAEFPAQAGQFQLPAHPEAPEHSGIKEGNVLACGELELIAEPQKVHKIPIQYARTAKKMDMRRLKRNMWELLTEQGEGEEAREGTEAEVAGEKILSDLTKDLLHRLPPSMAANLSVPLAFVCLLHLANEKNLRLDSTQDLSDVLVKPGR, translated from the exons ATGACCGACATCCTGAAGCAGAAGAACTCGGAGCTCACCAACTTCCAG gtggcaGCCGGGACTCTGGACGCCAGCGCCAAGATCTACGCCGTGCGCGTGGATTCCGTGCACGCCGACGCCTTCAGGGTCCTGGGGCACCTGGGCCAGgagccagcccctgccagggagcaggaCAGCCCTGAGGAAG gctccagcccagctcccgaGGGTCCCAGGAAAGCTCCGCCCAGGAAGAAGCAGAACTTCCGGACCATCGAGCAGAACCTGAGCAACATCACGGTGCCCGAGGCCGCCCGCAGGCCCCAG GTGGATCCCATGTTCCAGAGAGCGGCCACCTCCTTTGACGAGTGCAGCGCTGCCGGGATTTTCCTGGTGGGGCTGCGCTCCCAGAGCTTCCGCAGCCGGCTGCTGTTCCCGTCCGGGATCGTCCCGCTGCCGTCCCAGGAGCGCCCGGCGCGGCCCAGCGCCGACCCCGTCAGCGCCGCCGGCCTCGGAG ccctgctggcccCGTGCCTGGAAAAACGGCGGatctgctcctccctggccGGATTCCTGTTCACCAAGTGGGATGAGGAGTCCCACGACGAG TCGGTGTCGGCGCTCCTGGAGAAGTTCAGGAGGAGCGAGCAGGCGTTCGATCCCAACCTGGATCCCGACAGCGAGGACGGCGAGGGCTGGGCCCCCTCCCAGCCGGAATTCCAGGAGGATTCTCCGGATGGAGAGGGGAtccaggaattccaggagaaCGGCGACTCCCTCGGGACACTCGGCCACAGCAGGAG GAGCGCTGCGGCTCCGTGTGCCCAGGGCGACATCGGCGCGCTGAGCCAGCACCTGTCGCTGCATCCCGGGGAATATTCCTACTTCAGCCCGCGCACGCTCTCCATGTGGGCCGGCCCCGAGCACTGGCGCttccggccccgccgcgccc CAGCCTCGGGCTCCGAGAAGGAATCCCGGCGGAGGATTCCCAGGAAGGTTTTTGAGTTGGATTTCCAGGAGGACGTCGACTTCCAGGCCCATTTCCGTAAGACCAAG GCACCCACAACTTTGGCCAAATCCATCCTGGAAAGCCAAAACATCCGGAGCACCACGCTCCCGGCGGATTTCAACTACGACCCCCGGAGCATGGCACAGCTCTTCCTCAAACCCCTGGTCCAG ctcagcaggagctcGGATCCAGTGGGAACCTTGGATAACGAGGCCGGGATTGAGGATTACGACTACAACAACCCCAACGACACCTCCAACTTCTGCCCCGCCCCGCAG GTCCCTGACAGCGACGACGATCCCGATCCCGCGGAATTCCCGGCCCAGGCCGGGCAGTTCCAGCTCCCGGCTCATCCCGAGGCTCCGGAACATTCCGGGATCAAGGAGGGGAACGTCCTGGCCTGcggggagctggagctgatcGCCGAGCCCCAGAAG GTCCATAAAATCCCCATCCAGTACGCCCGGACCGCCAAGAAGATGGACATGAGGAGGCTGAAGAGGAACATGTGGGAGCTGCTGAcggagcagggagag GGGGAGGAGGCCCGGGAGGGGACGGAGGCGGAGGTGGCCGGAGAGAAAATCCTGAGTGACCTCACCAAGGATCTGCTCCACAG GCTCCCTCCATCCATGGCCGCCAACCTGTCGGTGCCGCTGGCCTTCGTGTGCCTGCTGCACCTGGCCAACGAGAAG
- the NCAPH gene encoding condensin complex subunit 2 isoform X1, with the protein MTDILKQKNSELTNFQVAAGTLDASAKIYAVRVDSVHADAFRVLGHLGQEPAPAREQDSPEEGSSPAPEGPRKAPPRKKQNFRTIEQNLSNITVPEAARRPQVDPMFQRAATSFDECSAAGIFLVGLRSQSFRSRLLFPSGIVPLPSQERPARPSADPVSAAGLGALLAPCLEKRRICSSLAGFLFTKWDEESHDEVGIPALQSVSALLEKFRRSEQAFDPNLDPDSEDGEGWAPSQPEFQEDSPDGEGIQEFQENGDSLGTLGHSRRSAAAPCAQGDIGALSQHLSLHPGEYSYFSPRTLSMWAGPEHWRFRPRRAPSGSEKESRRRIPRKVFELDFQEDVDFQAHFRKTKAPTTLAKSILESQNIRSTTLPADFNYDPRSMAQLFLKPLVQLSRSSDPVGTLDNEAGIEDYDYNNPNDTSNFCPAPQVPDSDDDPDPAEFPAQAGQFQLPAHPEAPEHSGIKEGNVLACGELELIAEPQKVHKIPIQYARTAKKMDMRRLKRNMWELLTEQGEGEEAREGTEAEVAGEKILSDLTKDLLHRLPPSMAANLSVPLAFVCLLHLANEKNLRLDSTQDLSDVLVKPGR; encoded by the exons ATGACCGACATCCTGAAGCAGAAGAACTCGGAGCTCACCAACTTCCAG gtggcaGCCGGGACTCTGGACGCCAGCGCCAAGATCTACGCCGTGCGCGTGGATTCCGTGCACGCCGACGCCTTCAGGGTCCTGGGGCACCTGGGCCAGgagccagcccctgccagggagcaggaCAGCCCTGAGGAAG gctccagcccagctcccgaGGGTCCCAGGAAAGCTCCGCCCAGGAAGAAGCAGAACTTCCGGACCATCGAGCAGAACCTGAGCAACATCACGGTGCCCGAGGCCGCCCGCAGGCCCCAG GTGGATCCCATGTTCCAGAGAGCGGCCACCTCCTTTGACGAGTGCAGCGCTGCCGGGATTTTCCTGGTGGGGCTGCGCTCCCAGAGCTTCCGCAGCCGGCTGCTGTTCCCGTCCGGGATCGTCCCGCTGCCGTCCCAGGAGCGCCCGGCGCGGCCCAGCGCCGACCCCGTCAGCGCCGCCGGCCTCGGAG ccctgctggcccCGTGCCTGGAAAAACGGCGGatctgctcctccctggccGGATTCCTGTTCACCAAGTGGGATGAGGAGTCCCACGACGAG GTGGGAATTCCTGCGTTGCAGTCGGTGTCGGCGCTCCTGGAGAAGTTCAGGAGGAGCGAGCAGGCGTTCGATCCCAACCTGGATCCCGACAGCGAGGACGGCGAGGGCTGGGCCCCCTCCCAGCCGGAATTCCAGGAGGATTCTCCGGATGGAGAGGGGAtccaggaattccaggagaaCGGCGACTCCCTCGGGACACTCGGCCACAGCAGGAG GAGCGCTGCGGCTCCGTGTGCCCAGGGCGACATCGGCGCGCTGAGCCAGCACCTGTCGCTGCATCCCGGGGAATATTCCTACTTCAGCCCGCGCACGCTCTCCATGTGGGCCGGCCCCGAGCACTGGCGCttccggccccgccgcgccc CCTCGGGCTCCGAGAAGGAATCCCGGCGGAGGATTCCCAGGAAGGTTTTTGAGTTGGATTTCCAGGAGGACGTCGACTTCCAGGCCCATTTCCGTAAGACCAAG GCACCCACAACTTTGGCCAAATCCATCCTGGAAAGCCAAAACATCCGGAGCACCACGCTCCCGGCGGATTTCAACTACGACCCCCGGAGCATGGCACAGCTCTTCCTCAAACCCCTGGTCCAG ctcagcaggagctcGGATCCAGTGGGAACCTTGGATAACGAGGCCGGGATTGAGGATTACGACTACAACAACCCCAACGACACCTCCAACTTCTGCCCCGCCCCGCAG GTCCCTGACAGCGACGACGATCCCGATCCCGCGGAATTCCCGGCCCAGGCCGGGCAGTTCCAGCTCCCGGCTCATCCCGAGGCTCCGGAACATTCCGGGATCAAGGAGGGGAACGTCCTGGCCTGcggggagctggagctgatcGCCGAGCCCCAGAAG GTCCATAAAATCCCCATCCAGTACGCCCGGACCGCCAAGAAGATGGACATGAGGAGGCTGAAGAGGAACATGTGGGAGCTGCTGAcggagcagggagag GGGGAGGAGGCCCGGGAGGGGACGGAGGCGGAGGTGGCCGGAGAGAAAATCCTGAGTGACCTCACCAAGGATCTGCTCCACAG GCTCCCTCCATCCATGGCCGCCAACCTGTCGGTGCCGCTGGCCTTCGTGTGCCTGCTGCACCTGGCCAACGAGAAG
- the NCAPH gene encoding condensin complex subunit 2 isoform X3, whose amino-acid sequence MTDILKQKNSELTNFQVAAGTLDASAKIYAVRVDSVHADAFRVLGHLGQEPAPAREQDSPEEGSSPAPEGPRKAPPRKKQNFRTIEQNLSNITVPEAARRPQVDPMFQRAATSFDECSAAGIFLVGLRSQSFRSRLLFPSGIVPLPSQERPARPSADPVSAAGLGALLAPCLEKRRICSSLAGFLFTKWDEESHDESVSALLEKFRRSEQAFDPNLDPDSEDGEGWAPSQPEFQEDSPDGEGIQEFQENGDSLGTLGHSRRSAAAPCAQGDIGALSQHLSLHPGEYSYFSPRTLSMWAGPEHWRFRPRRAPSGSEKESRRRIPRKVFELDFQEDVDFQAHFRKTKAPTTLAKSILESQNIRSTTLPADFNYDPRSMAQLFLKPLVQLSRSSDPVGTLDNEAGIEDYDYNNPNDTSNFCPAPQVPDSDDDPDPAEFPAQAGQFQLPAHPEAPEHSGIKEGNVLACGELELIAEPQKVHKIPIQYARTAKKMDMRRLKRNMWELLTEQGEGEEAREGTEAEVAGEKILSDLTKDLLHRLPPSMAANLSVPLAFVCLLHLANEKNLRLDSTQDLSDVLVKPGR is encoded by the exons ATGACCGACATCCTGAAGCAGAAGAACTCGGAGCTCACCAACTTCCAG gtggcaGCCGGGACTCTGGACGCCAGCGCCAAGATCTACGCCGTGCGCGTGGATTCCGTGCACGCCGACGCCTTCAGGGTCCTGGGGCACCTGGGCCAGgagccagcccctgccagggagcaggaCAGCCCTGAGGAAG gctccagcccagctcccgaGGGTCCCAGGAAAGCTCCGCCCAGGAAGAAGCAGAACTTCCGGACCATCGAGCAGAACCTGAGCAACATCACGGTGCCCGAGGCCGCCCGCAGGCCCCAG GTGGATCCCATGTTCCAGAGAGCGGCCACCTCCTTTGACGAGTGCAGCGCTGCCGGGATTTTCCTGGTGGGGCTGCGCTCCCAGAGCTTCCGCAGCCGGCTGCTGTTCCCGTCCGGGATCGTCCCGCTGCCGTCCCAGGAGCGCCCGGCGCGGCCCAGCGCCGACCCCGTCAGCGCCGCCGGCCTCGGAG ccctgctggcccCGTGCCTGGAAAAACGGCGGatctgctcctccctggccGGATTCCTGTTCACCAAGTGGGATGAGGAGTCCCACGACGAG TCGGTGTCGGCGCTCCTGGAGAAGTTCAGGAGGAGCGAGCAGGCGTTCGATCCCAACCTGGATCCCGACAGCGAGGACGGCGAGGGCTGGGCCCCCTCCCAGCCGGAATTCCAGGAGGATTCTCCGGATGGAGAGGGGAtccaggaattccaggagaaCGGCGACTCCCTCGGGACACTCGGCCACAGCAGGAG GAGCGCTGCGGCTCCGTGTGCCCAGGGCGACATCGGCGCGCTGAGCCAGCACCTGTCGCTGCATCCCGGGGAATATTCCTACTTCAGCCCGCGCACGCTCTCCATGTGGGCCGGCCCCGAGCACTGGCGCttccggccccgccgcgccc CCTCGGGCTCCGAGAAGGAATCCCGGCGGAGGATTCCCAGGAAGGTTTTTGAGTTGGATTTCCAGGAGGACGTCGACTTCCAGGCCCATTTCCGTAAGACCAAG GCACCCACAACTTTGGCCAAATCCATCCTGGAAAGCCAAAACATCCGGAGCACCACGCTCCCGGCGGATTTCAACTACGACCCCCGGAGCATGGCACAGCTCTTCCTCAAACCCCTGGTCCAG ctcagcaggagctcGGATCCAGTGGGAACCTTGGATAACGAGGCCGGGATTGAGGATTACGACTACAACAACCCCAACGACACCTCCAACTTCTGCCCCGCCCCGCAG GTCCCTGACAGCGACGACGATCCCGATCCCGCGGAATTCCCGGCCCAGGCCGGGCAGTTCCAGCTCCCGGCTCATCCCGAGGCTCCGGAACATTCCGGGATCAAGGAGGGGAACGTCCTGGCCTGcggggagctggagctgatcGCCGAGCCCCAGAAG GTCCATAAAATCCCCATCCAGTACGCCCGGACCGCCAAGAAGATGGACATGAGGAGGCTGAAGAGGAACATGTGGGAGCTGCTGAcggagcagggagag GGGGAGGAGGCCCGGGAGGGGACGGAGGCGGAGGTGGCCGGAGAGAAAATCCTGAGTGACCTCACCAAGGATCTGCTCCACAG GCTCCCTCCATCCATGGCCGCCAACCTGTCGGTGCCGCTGGCCTTCGTGTGCCTGCTGCACCTGGCCAACGAGAAG